TCTCTAGTTTCCAGTCTCCAGTATCTGGTCTCTGCCCGGCCGGAGGCAGGCTCCTTGCCCCGCCCTCCGAGGTGACGCGCCGATCTTGTCGCCGTGTTAACAAGATTTCGACAAACGGGAGCCGGCCCCGGGGGCCGGCTCCCGTGCGGGTCAGTCCACGTCGATCTCGACCTCTTCCACCTCGAGGTACTCGTCCGACTGGGCCGGCTCGGCCTTCTCGTCGCCCCCGGCCGCCGCCATCTCGGCCTCCACGTACTCCTGGCGCTGGGCCTTGCCCTCGATCACCGCGTCGGCGATCCGCGAGGTGAACAGCTTGATCGACCGCAGGGCGTCGTCGTTGCCCGGGATCGGGTAGTCGATCAGATCCGGGTCGCAGTTGGTGTCGAGGATGGCGATGATCGGGATGCCCAGCCGGTTCGCCTCGCGCACCGCGATGTCCTCGCGGGCCGGGTCCACGATGAACACCACGGACGGCAGGCTCTTCATCTCCTTGATGCCCCCGAGGCTGCGCTCGAGCTTGGCGGCCTCGCGCCGGATCCGCAGCCCCTCCTTCTTGGTCATCAGATCCACGGTGCCGTCGCTGAGCATCCGCTCCATCTCTTTCAGCCGCTCGATGCTGCGCCGGATGGTCTGGAAGTTGGTCAGGGTGCCGCCCAGCCAGCGGTGGGTCACGTAGAACTCCCCGCACCGGTTGGCCTCTTCGCGCACGATGTCCACGGCCTGGCGCTTGGTGCCTACGAACAGGAACCGGCCGCCCTGGGCCGCGGTCTCCCGGGCGAACTCGTAGGCCCGGCGGAACAGGCGCACCGTCTGGCTCAGGTCGATGATGTGGATCCCGTTGCGCTCGGTGAAGATGAACCGCTTCATCTTCGGGTTCCACCGGTGGGTCTGGTGGCCGAAATGGACCCCGGCCTCCAGCATGTCGCGCATCGTCACGGTTGCCATGTTGCCCTTCTCCTTTTTCTCGTGGTTGGCCTCCGCCCCCTTCGCCCCGCCTTCCCACCCGATCCGTTCGGGCACCACCGGCGGTCCAGGGGCGTGCGGAATGGAAGCGCATACGGGTACCACAGCCACGCCCCGGTTTCAAGGGCGGGCTTGACAATGGCGGGAGGGCTGGGAAGCTAGGAGGCTAGGAGGCTAGGAGGCTGGGAGGCTGGGAGGCTGGGAGGCTGTCTGGCTCTCCTGCGGCCCGTCCAGCGGACACGAGGCCTCCCGACGATTCACGATTCACGATTCACGATTCACGGAAACAATCCCCCGAGGAGGCCGACCATGAAGATGATCCAGGCCATCGTGAACACCGACCGGCTCGACGAGCTGCGGGACCGGCTGTTCGAGATCGGGGCCCCCGGCCTCACGGTCGACAGCGTGATGGGCATCGGCAAGCCCCTGGGCCAGATGCGCTACTCCGACAGCCGGGGGTTCGTGCCCAAGTTCTTCGCCAAGAGCCGGGTCCAGATCGTGGCCGAGGACGACCGGGTGGACGAGATCGTGGAGGCCGTGCGCACCGTGTGTCACACCGGCCAGATCGGCGACGGCAAGATCTTCGTGCTGCCGGTGGACGAGGTGGTCCGGATCCGCACCAACGAGCGGGGCAGCAGGGCGCTGTACTGAGGGCCGGGGGTCGGTGCTCGTTCGTCGTGGGTCGTGTGATACCGAGTTGCATCCAGAACTATTGGCCCCCTGCCCGAAGGGGCAAGGGGCCCGTCGGAGAGCCGGGCGCGGCTCCCTAGCTCGCCGCGCAGCGCCTCTGACGCTCGGACCGCGAAAGGGTTCGGATTCCACTGAGCTGCCAGGAAACCAGCTCTTCGGTCCCGTGCCTGCGCGGCGAATCTCAAGCCTGGCTTCGCGCCCGGATCCGTATGCGATGGATGGCAACTCGGTATGAAAGGCCGTGGGGTGCAGGTCGGGGTTGATCCGTGAAACGAACGGCTGTCGGACCTCCCCGCCTCGGCTCACTCGCCCTCGACCTCTGCAGCCCTTTCGCCCTGGGGCTGGGGCGGTGAGAACAACGGGGCCTCCAGGGGCACCAGCTTGATCTCGATCCGGCGGTTCCGGGCCCGGCCCTCGGGGGTGTCGTTGGAGGCCACCGGCCGGTAGGGGCCGAACCCCACGGCCGAGAGCCGCTCGGGCTCCACCCCCACCTCGTCCTGGAGGAACCGCACCACGCTGGTGGCCCGGGCCGTCGAGAGCTCCCAGTTGGAGGGGAACCGCTCCGCCAGGGCCCCGGCGATCGGCACGTTGTCGGTGTGCCCCTCGATCACGATGGCCTTGTCCGTCTGGGCCTTGAGCACCTCGCCCAGCCGCCGCAGGACCTCCCGGCCCTCGGGCTTGATCCGGGCGCTCCCCGAGTCAAACAGGATCTCGTCGAGCACCTTGACCGAGAGCTTGCCCTTGAGCTGCTCGATCACCACCCGGCCCGCGTCCACCTCCTTCTCCATGCCCTTGAGCAGGCCCTCGTAGGTCCGGGACACCTCGTCGAGCTTCTCCCGCTTCTCCTGCTCCGCCCTGCGGCGCTCCGCCTCCACCAGGTCCAGCCGGGCCTTCAGGTCCGCCTTCTCGGTCCGGCACTCCTCCAGGCGGGCCTGCAGGTCCATCCGCTCGGCCCGGGCGGCCCGCTGCCGGGCCTCCAGCCGCTCGCTCAGGTCCTTGGCCCGGGCCTCGGCCTCCCGCCGGGCCCGGGCGCACACGTCCAGGTCTGCCTCGCGGTCCTTGGCCCGGCCCTGCCACTCGGCCGCCGCCGCCTCGGCCTCGGCCAGCCGGGCCTCCAGGGTCTTGCGCTCTTCCACGAGCTTCGCCGACCGGTCCTCGCAGGCCTGGAGCTCCCCCCCCAGGTCCTCGGCCCGGGCCCTCTCGGCCGCCAGCTCCTGCTCGGCCGAGCCGAGCCGGGCCTTCAGGGTCTGGGCCTGGTCCACGGCCCGGAGGTACTCGTCCCGCCCCACCCCGCATCCGGCCAGGACCAGCATCCCCAGCGCCGCGGCCAGGGGGATCCGGCCGCGGCGTGCCGTCGTCGTCCCGTCTTCCCTCGTCACGTCTCTTCCCCTTGGGTGCGGGGAAGCCACACGTAGAACTCCGATCCCGCCCCCACCTGGCTCCTCACGTGGATCCGGCCTCCGTGCGCCTCCACGATCTTCCGGCAGATGGGCAGCCCCAGGCCCGTGCCCTGGTTCTTGGTGGTGTAGAACGGCTTGAAGATCTCCGAGAGCTTCTCCGGCGGGATCCCCGGCCCGTCGTCCCGGACCAGCACCTCGACCCAGTCTGGGCCCTCGGGGGCGCCCTCCCCCTCCAGGGTGGGCCGGGCGCTCGTGCACACCTCGATCCGGCCCCGACCGCCCACGGCGTGCCGGGCGTTCAGGATGAGGTTCAGGAGCACCTGCTGGATCTGCTGGGGGTCCATGGTGATCTCGGGCATCTCGGGGTCGAGCACCAGCTCCACCTGATCCCGGGTGCCCCCCTCTTCGCGCTCCACGAAGAACAGCGACTCCTCCACCACGTCGTTCGGGTTGGCTCGCTGCCAGTTGGGCACCGACTCCCGGGCGAAGCTCAGGAGGTCGCGGATCGTCTTGTCCAGGCGGTCGATCAGCTTGAGCATCTCCTGGACCACCGGCATTCGCGGGTCGTCCGGCTCGAACCCCTGGGCCAGGACCTGGGTCGCGCCGGCCAGGCCGGCCAGGGGGTTCTTGATCTCGTGGGCCACGCTGGCCGCCATCTCGCCGATCGACGCCAGCCGCTCGGCCCGCATCATCTGCTCCCGGTGGAGCCGCTCCACCTCGCGGCTGGCCTCGTCCAGGCGGGCGATCATCGAGTTGAAGCTCCGGGCGAGCCGGCCCAGCTCGTCCCTGCCCCGCACCCGGGTGCGCACCTCCAGGTTCCCCCGCTCCACCTCCTTCATGGTCTCGGCCAGCTCCCGCACCGGCCGGTTCACCATGCGGTGGAGCAGGAAGCTGATGGCTCCGGTGACGAGGAGCACCGTGACCACGGTGGAGCCGACCATGAACCGCGCGTTCTGCCGGATGTGCTCGCCGGTCTTGGCCATGCTGAGGCACACCTCCAGCACCCCCACGATCTCCTTGTTGGGGTCGTGGCAGGTGTGGCACCGGGGCTCGTTGTACATCACCTCGACCATGCAGAAGCTGCGGTGGCCCCGCTCCTCGCTGCGGAACGGCTTGGACCGGTCGGGGCTGGTGAACACGTTGTAGACGAGCTCGTCCACCTCCTTGCCGATCTCCCCCGGCTGGGCCGAGTGCATGATGATGCCGTCCGCGTTGAAGATCCGGATCGTCTCGATGTCCTGGAACTGGCCCATCATCCGGATGACCTTCATCACGTCCTTCTGGCACCGCCCCTCCATGTCGATCCGGATGATGTTGGTCAGGGTCTTTGACAGGATCCGCGCCTGGCTCTTGGTGTTCTCGACGGC
This is a stretch of genomic DNA from Deferrisoma camini S3R1. It encodes these proteins:
- a CDS encoding P-II family nitrogen regulator produces the protein MKMIQAIVNTDRLDELRDRLFEIGAPGLTVDSVMGIGKPLGQMRYSDSRGFVPKFFAKSRVQIVAEDDRVDEIVEAVRTVCHTGQIGDGKIFVLPVDEVVRIRTNERGSRALY
- the rpsB gene encoding 30S ribosomal protein S2 — its product is MATVTMRDMLEAGVHFGHQTHRWNPKMKRFIFTERNGIHIIDLSQTVRLFRRAYEFARETAAQGGRFLFVGTKRQAVDIVREEANRCGEFYVTHRWLGGTLTNFQTIRRSIERLKEMERMLSDGTVDLMTKKEGLRIRREAAKLERSLGGIKEMKSLPSVVFIVDPAREDIAVREANRLGIPIIAILDTNCDPDLIDYPIPGNDDALRSIKLFTSRIADAVIEGKAQRQEYVEAEMAAAGGDEKAEPAQSDEYLEVEEVEIDVD
- a CDS encoding OmpA family protein, giving the protein MTREDGTTTARRGRIPLAAALGMLVLAGCGVGRDEYLRAVDQAQTLKARLGSAEQELAAERARAEDLGGELQACEDRSAKLVEERKTLEARLAEAEAAAAEWQGRAKDREADLDVCARARREAEARAKDLSERLEARQRAARAERMDLQARLEECRTEKADLKARLDLVEAERRRAEQEKREKLDEVSRTYEGLLKGMEKEVDAGRVVIEQLKGKLSVKVLDEILFDSGSARIKPEGREVLRRLGEVLKAQTDKAIVIEGHTDNVPIAGALAERFPSNWELSTARATSVVRFLQDEVGVEPERLSAVGFGPYRPVASNDTPEGRARNRRIEIKLVPLEAPLFSPPQPQGERAAEVEGE
- a CDS encoding sensor histidine kinase; its protein translation is MFRTSLSVKINLAIVAVLGLVLGGATWFNLMAQDRQAVENTKSQARILSKTLTNIIRIDMEGRCQKDVMKVIRMMGQFQDIETIRIFNADGIIMHSAQPGEIGKEVDELVYNVFTSPDRSKPFRSEERGHRSFCMVEVMYNEPRCHTCHDPNKEIVGVLEVCLSMAKTGEHIRQNARFMVGSTVVTVLLVTGAISFLLHRMVNRPVRELAETMKEVERGNLEVRTRVRGRDELGRLARSFNSMIARLDEASREVERLHREQMMRAERLASIGEMAASVAHEIKNPLAGLAGATQVLAQGFEPDDPRMPVVQEMLKLIDRLDKTIRDLLSFARESVPNWQRANPNDVVEESLFFVEREEGGTRDQVELVLDPEMPEITMDPQQIQQVLLNLILNARHAVGGRGRIEVCTSARPTLEGEGAPEGPDWVEVLVRDDGPGIPPEKLSEIFKPFYTTKNQGTGLGLPICRKIVEAHGGRIHVRSQVGAGSEFYVWLPRTQGEET